In one window of Chryseobacterium viscerum DNA:
- a CDS encoding quinol oxidase subunit 4 produces MFMLSSCVVHDNGRRVKTIPPGQAKKIYGGSAKDYAPGQVKKRSGY; encoded by the coding sequence ATGTTTATGCTGTCATCATGTGTAGTGCATGACAATGGGCGTCGCGTCAAAACAATTCCACCGGGACAGGCTAAAAAAATATATGGCGGAAGTGCAAAAGATTATGCTCCGGGACAGGTGAAAAAAAGAAGTGGTTATTAG
- a CDS encoding DUF4286 family protein, which produces MSVLSITFHCTKDNLEEWENYIDETLVLMTENLMDVDKYILSEVHSDFIEEGKNYNLLLIFDNDELREDFIQSELLNISERIEKKFGQGVMIFSTFLNPKKSRL; this is translated from the coding sequence ATGAGCGTATTAAGTATAACTTTCCACTGTACGAAAGATAACCTAGAAGAATGGGAAAATTATATTGATGAAACACTGGTTTTAATGACTGAAAACCTGATGGATGTAGACAAATATATTCTTTCTGAGGTACACAGTGACTTTATTGAGGAAGGTAAAAATTATAATCTCCTGCTAATCTTTGACAATGATGAACTAAGGGAAGATTTCATTCAAAGCGAACTTCTGAATATTTCTGAAAGAATAGAGAAAAAGTTCGGACAGGGAGTGATGATTTTTAGTACTTTTCTGAACCCTAAAAAATCCAGATTATAA
- the gyrA gene encoding DNA gyrase subunit A, giving the protein MQKEGERLIPINIVDEMKSSYIDYSMSVIVSRALPDVRDGLKPVHRRVLYGMYGLGVFSNRKYLKSARIVGDVLGKYHPHGDSSVYDAMVRMAQDWSLRYPQVDGQGNFGSMDGDPPAAMRYTEARLKKISDEVLSDLDKETVDFQNNFDDSLQEPTVMPTKVPNLLVNGTSGIAVGMATNMAPHNLSESVDAICAYIDNKEITIDELMQHIIAPDFPTGGIIYGYDGVRDAFHTGRGRVVLRAKVSFDEIGNRNAIIVSEIPYQVNKAEMIARTAELVKDEKIPGIHEIRDESDRKGLRVVYELKNDAIPNVVLNLLYKYTALQTSFSVNNIALVHGRPEQLNLKDIIHHFVEHRHEVIVRRTQFELKKAKERAHILEGFMKVIGTQDALDRAISIIRHSANPQAAKEGLIEAFELSDIQAQAILDLRLARLTGMELDKIRDEYDAIMKEIENLEDILANEPRRFQIIKDELIEIKEKYGDERRTEIDYSGGEMSIEDIIPNEAVVLTISHAGYIKRTSLSEYKIQSRGGVGNKAATTRDSDFLEYIVSATNHQYMLFFTEKGRCYWLRVFEIPEGSKTAKGRAVQNLINIEPDDKIKAYIRTNNLKDSEYVNQMSVVMVTKNGTIKKTSLEAYSRPRVNGVNAIEIRDNDQLLGAYLTNGTSQIMIATKNGKCIRFPEEKVREVGRGSIGVRGIAMEDNDEVIGMIVVNDVENETVLVVSEKGYGKRTAVEDYRITNRGGKGVITLNITEKTGNLIAIQNVTDEDGLMIINKSGVAIRMGMDEMRVMGRNTQGVKLINLKKNDEIAAIAKVAMDKDVEEDSEETEEETDIVADNQEDNTIPQAENENAAEENENSDSEE; this is encoded by the coding sequence ATGCAAAAAGAAGGAGAAAGACTGATTCCTATCAACATTGTTGATGAAATGAAGTCGTCTTATATCGATTATTCGATGTCCGTTATCGTTTCAAGAGCGTTACCGGATGTAAGAGACGGCTTGAAACCTGTTCATAGAAGAGTTCTTTACGGTATGTATGGATTAGGGGTGTTTTCTAATAGAAAATATTTAAAATCTGCGAGAATTGTTGGGGATGTTTTGGGTAAATATCACCCGCACGGAGATTCCTCTGTATATGATGCTATGGTAAGAATGGCCCAGGACTGGAGCTTACGTTATCCTCAGGTTGACGGCCAGGGTAACTTTGGTTCAATGGATGGTGACCCGCCTGCAGCAATGCGTTATACCGAGGCAAGATTGAAAAAAATCTCTGATGAGGTGCTTTCAGACTTAGACAAAGAGACGGTTGATTTCCAGAATAACTTTGACGACAGTTTACAGGAGCCTACAGTAATGCCAACTAAAGTTCCGAACCTTTTGGTAAACGGTACTTCCGGTATTGCAGTGGGGATGGCAACCAATATGGCGCCACACAACTTATCTGAGTCTGTAGATGCTATCTGCGCTTATATTGATAATAAGGAAATTACAATAGACGAGCTGATGCAGCACATCATTGCACCGGATTTCCCTACAGGTGGTATCATCTATGGGTATGACGGAGTAAGAGATGCTTTCCATACAGGAAGAGGTAGAGTTGTTTTAAGAGCTAAGGTTAGCTTTGATGAAATCGGAAACAGAAACGCTATTATCGTTAGTGAGATTCCTTATCAGGTTAACAAAGCGGAAATGATCGCAAGAACAGCAGAGCTTGTTAAAGATGAAAAAATCCCTGGTATCCATGAGATCAGAGACGAATCGGACAGAAAAGGACTTCGTGTTGTTTATGAATTGAAAAACGATGCTATTCCGAATGTTGTTCTTAACCTATTATATAAATATACGGCACTTCAGACTTCTTTCAGTGTAAACAATATTGCATTGGTACACGGAAGACCGGAGCAGCTGAACCTTAAAGATATCATTCATCACTTTGTAGAGCACAGACATGAGGTAATCGTAAGAAGAACTCAGTTTGAGCTTAAGAAAGCAAAAGAAAGAGCACATATTCTTGAAGGATTCATGAAAGTGATTGGAACTCAAGATGCTTTAGACAGAGCGATTTCTATTATCCGCCACAGTGCAAACCCTCAGGCTGCAAAAGAAGGCTTGATTGAAGCGTTTGAACTTTCAGACATTCAGGCTCAAGCGATCCTTGATCTTAGATTAGCTCGTCTTACAGGAATGGAGCTTGATAAGATCCGTGATGAATACGATGCCATCATGAAAGAAATTGAAAATCTAGAGGATATCTTAGCGAATGAGCCAAGAAGATTCCAGATCATCAAGGACGAATTGATCGAAATCAAAGAAAAATACGGAGACGAAAGAAGAACAGAAATTGATTACTCAGGAGGTGAAATGTCTATTGAAGATATTATCCCGAACGAAGCTGTAGTTCTTACCATCTCTCACGCAGGATACATCAAGAGAACTTCACTTTCAGAATATAAAATTCAAAGCAGAGGTGGTGTAGGAAATAAAGCAGCAACAACAAGAGATTCCGATTTCCTTGAATATATTGTTTCTGCAACCAACCACCAGTATATGTTATTCTTTACAGAAAAAGGAAGATGTTACTGGTTAAGAGTATTTGAAATTCCGGAAGGCTCCAAAACAGCAAAAGGAAGAGCAGTACAAAACCTTATCAACATTGAACCGGATGATAAGATCAAAGCATATATCAGAACCAACAACCTGAAGGATTCCGAATATGTAAATCAAATGAGCGTTGTAATGGTTACCAAAAACGGTACAATCAAGAAAACATCATTAGAAGCCTATTCAAGACCAAGAGTAAATGGAGTAAATGCTATCGAAATCAGAGATAATGACCAGTTGTTGGGTGCTTACCTTACTAATGGAACATCTCAGATTATGATTGCTACTAAAAATGGTAAATGTATCCGTTTCCCTGAAGAAAAAGTAAGAGAAGTAGGTAGAGGATCTATCGGGGTAAGAGGTATTGCCATGGAAGACAATGATGAGGTTATTGGTATGATTGTTGTGAACGATGTAGAAAACGAAACAGTACTTGTAGTATCTGAAAAAGGATACGGAAAGAGAACTGCAGTAGAAGATTATAGAATTACCAACAGAGGAGGAAAAGGAGTTATTACCCTGAACATTACCGAAAAAACAGGAAATCTGATTGCTATTCAGAATGTAACAGACGAAGATGGATTGATGATTATCAATAAATCCGGTGTTGCAATCAGAATGGGTATGGATGAAATGAGAGTAATGGGTAGAAATACTCAGGGAGTAAAACTGATCAATCTTAAGAAAAATGACGAAATTGCAGCCATTGCAAAAGTAGCAATGGATAAAGATGTAGAAGAAGATTCTGAAGAAACTGAAGAAGAAACAGATATTGTAGCTGATAACCAGGAAGACAATACAATACCTCAGGCTGAAAATGAAAATGCAGCAGAGGAAAATGAGAATTCTGATTCTGAAGAATAA
- a CDS encoding tetratricopeptide repeat protein, producing MKKLILGMAIVASAFAFGQKKDANALNAQLQEANKVAMDAYNAKNYAAAAPKFIEVYDLLKSSGQDNKIYMYYAGLSHALANNSDQSIKIYTDLVNSGFTGVETTYTAKEKKTGQVVNLDKSTWELMKKNADYSDFKTEQTKSIEADLYETLASLLLNAKKGPEALAVIEKGLVKFPNSAKLKEAQTTAYLQSGNTDKFVSGLKEQLAKNPNDATNWYNLGVMQAKNPATVNDAVEAFKKAIELKPDFSDAYQNLVYTTIGDDAKVVGEINALRKDKPDEASKLIDARRERFGKALPYAEGWYKANPKSIDAVSALKEIYMVTKNMDKVKEMKAKEAELTAAGAK from the coding sequence ATGAAGAAACTAATTTTAGGAATGGCTATCGTAGCGTCTGCTTTTGCTTTTGGGCAGAAAAAAGATGCGAATGCTTTGAATGCTCAGCTTCAGGAAGCGAACAAAGTTGCTATGGACGCGTATAATGCAAAAAATTATGCAGCTGCAGCACCTAAGTTCATTGAAGTTTATGACTTATTAAAGTCTAGCGGACAGGACAACAAAATATATATGTATTATGCTGGACTTAGCCACGCATTAGCTAATAACAGTGACCAATCTATCAAAATTTATACAGACCTTGTTAATTCAGGATTTACAGGAGTAGAAACTACTTATACTGCAAAAGAAAAGAAAACTGGGCAGGTTGTAAATCTTGATAAATCAACTTGGGAGCTTATGAAGAAGAATGCTGACTATTCTGATTTCAAAACAGAGCAGACTAAAAGTATAGAAGCAGATTTATACGAAACTCTTGCTTCATTACTTCTTAATGCGAAAAAAGGACCTGAGGCTCTTGCTGTTATCGAAAAAGGATTAGTTAAATTCCCAAACAGTGCTAAGCTTAAAGAAGCTCAGACTACAGCGTATCTTCAGTCAGGAAATACGGATAAATTCGTTTCCGGATTGAAAGAACAGTTAGCTAAGAATCCTAACGATGCAACCAACTGGTATAACCTTGGGGTAATGCAGGCTAAAAATCCTGCTACTGTAAATGATGCAGTAGAGGCATTCAAAAAGGCAATTGAGCTTAAACCTGACTTCTCTGACGCATACCAAAACTTAGTATATACAACTATTGGTGACGATGCTAAAGTAGTAGGAGAGATCAATGCATTGAGAAAAGACAAGCCGGATGAAGCTTCTAAATTGATCGACGCAAGAAGAGAAAGATTTGGAAAAGCATTACCATACGCTGAAGGATGGTATAAAGCAAATCCAAAGAGCATTGATGCTGTTTCTGCATTAAAGGAAATTTACATGGTAACTAAAAATATGGATAAAGTTAAAGAAATGAAAGCTAAAGAAGCTGAGCTTACAGCTGCTGGAGCAAAATAA
- a CDS encoding 1,4-dihydroxy-2-naphthoyl-CoA synthase yields MIEWKTAKEYEDITYKKSNGVARIAFNRPEVRNAFRPKTTSELYDAFYDAYEDPSIGVVLLSGEGPSPKDGGWAFCSGGDQKARGHQGYVGEDGRHRLNILEVQRLIRFMPKVVIAVVPGWAVGGGHSLHVVCDLTLASEEHAIFKQTDADVTSFDGGYGSAYLAKMVGQKKAREIFFLGRNYSAQEALEMGMVNKVVPHAELEDTAYEWAQEILAKSPTSIRMLKFAMNLTDDGMVGQQVFAGEATRLAYMTEEAQEGRNAFLEKRKPNFGEDQWIS; encoded by the coding sequence ATGATCGAGTGGAAAACCGCCAAGGAATACGAAGATATTACCTATAAAAAATCTAACGGAGTAGCAAGAATTGCTTTCAACAGACCAGAGGTACGTAACGCTTTCAGGCCTAAAACAACTTCAGAATTATACGATGCTTTTTATGATGCCTATGAAGACCCTTCAATAGGGGTTGTATTGCTTTCAGGAGAAGGACCAAGCCCTAAAGACGGCGGATGGGCCTTTTGTAGTGGAGGAGATCAAAAAGCCAGAGGACATCAGGGATATGTAGGAGAAGACGGAAGACACCGTTTGAATATCCTTGAAGTTCAGCGTTTGATCCGTTTCATGCCTAAAGTTGTTATTGCAGTTGTTCCCGGATGGGCAGTTGGTGGAGGACACTCACTTCATGTTGTATGTGATTTAACTTTAGCAAGCGAAGAACATGCTATTTTCAAGCAGACTGATGCTGATGTTACAAGCTTTGATGGTGGTTACGGTTCTGCTTATCTTGCTAAAATGGTGGGACAGAAAAAAGCCCGTGAAATTTTCTTTTTAGGAAGAAATTATTCCGCTCAGGAAGCTTTAGAAATGGGAATGGTAAACAAAGTAGTTCCTCATGCTGAATTAGAAGATACAGCTTATGAGTGGGCTCAGGAAATATTAGCTAAATCTCCTACTTCTATCAGAATGCTGAAATTTGCCATGAATCTTACAGACGATGGGATGGTAGGTCAGCAGGTTTTCGCAGGAGAAGCAACCCGCCTGGCCTATATGACGGAAGAAGCTCAGGAAGGAAGAAATGCTTTCCTTGAAAAAAGAAAGCCAAACTTCGGAGAAGATCAGTGGATATCGTAA
- the menA gene encoding 1,4-dihydroxy-2-naphthoate octaprenyltransferase: MTDWIKAARLRTLPLSLSGIIMGAFIAKWRLYGEGGTWDWKIFALALLVTLLYQILSNYANDYGDGVKGTDAKRINEAEARAVASGKITAKQMKNAVILFAALSFIATIALLYVAFIPNYMNEFYIFIGLGVASILAAIGYTVGKKPYGYMGLGDIFVFIFFGLVSVCGSYFLFTKTFSWDMLLPGTAVGMMSMAVLNLNNMRDIESDKLSGKNSFALRIGFRNAMIYEMVLLQLPLLLILAFLGINGFMQQQNYYVFIVMILLFPLSKLRRKILSVKEPKELDQYLKQVGIMTFVMAILTAAGLNLFN; this comes from the coding sequence ATGACGGATTGGATAAAAGCCGCTAGGCTAAGAACTTTACCGCTTTCCCTAAGCGGAATTATTATGGGAGCTTTCATCGCAAAGTGGAGACTTTACGGAGAAGGTGGAACCTGGGACTGGAAGATTTTTGCACTCGCTCTTTTGGTGACCCTTTTGTACCAAATTTTATCAAATTATGCCAATGATTATGGTGACGGAGTAAAAGGGACTGACGCCAAAAGAATCAATGAAGCTGAAGCAAGAGCGGTAGCATCAGGAAAAATTACGGCAAAACAGATGAAAAATGCAGTGATTCTTTTCGCAGCATTATCTTTCATTGCAACTATTGCACTGTTGTACGTTGCTTTCATTCCAAACTATATGAATGAATTTTATATTTTCATAGGATTAGGAGTGGCAAGTATTCTGGCAGCGATTGGGTATACAGTGGGTAAAAAACCTTATGGGTACATGGGACTGGGAGATATTTTCGTGTTTATCTTTTTCGGACTTGTTTCCGTATGTGGAAGTTACTTTTTATTCACCAAAACTTTCAGCTGGGATATGCTGTTACCTGGAACAGCTGTTGGAATGATGAGTATGGCGGTTCTTAACCTGAATAATATGAGAGATATTGAAAGCGATAAACTATCAGGAAAAAACAGCTTTGCATTGAGAATAGGATTCAGAAATGCAATGATCTATGAAATGGTCCTGTTGCAGCTTCCTTTATTACTGATTCTTGCGTTTTTAGGAATAAACGGATTTATGCAGCAGCAAAACTATTATGTTTTCATCGTAATGATTCTGTTATTTCCACTCTCAAAACTGAGAAGAAAGATTTTATCGGTAAAAGAACCAAAAGAATTAGATCAGTATTTAAAGCAGGTGGGGATCATGACGTTTGTAATGGCCATTCTTACGGCAGCCGGATTGAATTTATTTAACTAA
- a CDS encoding SRPBCC family protein: MSSNVYVEAQMLIRKPVEDVFEAFINPEITTNFWFTKSTGKLEEGKTITWEWEMYGVKNVVNVHQIIPNQLIKTEWGEPSVNVDYEFKTMEKGTLVIIKSYGFSQTGEDLLKVINDNTGGFTTVLDGCKAYLEHGINLNLIEDKFPQK; this comes from the coding sequence ATGAGTTCTAATGTCTATGTTGAAGCTCAAATGCTTATCAGAAAACCGGTTGAAGATGTTTTTGAAGCATTTATCAACCCTGAAATAACAACTAACTTCTGGTTCACAAAATCTACCGGAAAATTAGAAGAAGGAAAAACGATTACCTGGGAATGGGAAATGTACGGCGTGAAAAACGTAGTAAATGTACATCAGATTATTCCGAATCAGCTGATCAAAACAGAGTGGGGCGAGCCTTCAGTAAATGTAGACTATGAGTTCAAAACCATGGAAAAAGGAACTCTTGTTATCATTAAAAGTTATGGATTTAGCCAGACAGGTGAAGATCTGTTAAAAGTGATTAATGACAATACAGGAGGTTTTACGACAGTTTTAGACGGTTGTAAAGCTTATCTGGAACATGGAATTAATCTCAATTTAATTGAAGATAAATTCCCGCAGAAATAG
- a CDS encoding metal-dependent hydrolase produces the protein MKIQFLGQNCFLFTYKDKTILSDPFYNYKKAESGFDIAAQKIDYILLTHAHGDHIADVAEVLQHYPEATIIGVPEVCGYFQQAKNRDDVNLGGSAKIDDLKISMVPAHHTSSFPDGSYGGVPVGYIFRLPEGKNIYLAGDTGVMADMELFPRLYGNIDLSILPIGSHYTMCPRKASFAAAELLKTPKVIGCHFDTFPAIEINHESALKHFADKNVELVLPKLGETFEF, from the coding sequence ATGAAAATACAATTCTTAGGGCAAAATTGTTTCCTGTTCACGTACAAGGATAAAACAATTTTGAGTGACCCTTTTTACAACTACAAAAAAGCAGAATCAGGTTTTGATATTGCTGCTCAAAAAATCGACTACATCCTGTTGACCCATGCGCACGGTGATCATATTGCCGATGTAGCAGAGGTGTTGCAGCATTATCCGGAAGCTACCATTATTGGTGTACCGGAAGTATGCGGTTACTTCCAACAAGCAAAGAATAGAGACGATGTGAACTTAGGGGGATCGGCAAAAATCGATGATCTTAAAATTTCCATGGTTCCAGCTCACCATACAAGTTCTTTCCCGGACGGAAGCTACGGAGGCGTTCCTGTAGGGTATATCTTCAGACTTCCTGAAGGCAAGAACATCTATTTGGCTGGAGATACAGGAGTAATGGCTGATATGGAGCTGTTCCCGAGATTATACGGAAACATTGATCTTTCTATCCTTCCAATCGGGAGCCACTATACAATGTGCCCTAGAAAAGCTTCTTTTGCAGCGGCAGAACTGTTGAAAACTCCAAAAGTAATCGGATGTCACTTTGATACTTTCCCTGCCATTGAAATCAATCACGAAAGTGCATTAAAGCATTTTGCAGATAAAAATGTAGAACTTGTTTTACCAAAATTGGGTGAGACATTCGAATTTTAA
- a CDS encoding DUF4199 domain-containing protein — protein sequence MTKSPSTLGIILFIATMIVFFVVYTFFSGINYFDISLKANAFVLPLLYAGAAFWSVKSYWNNHRVVKFKEAFQRAFVPMFVGGILSIFSIYAFLNFVDPAAKKLLNYQYVQRQKSELDTEYTSARKILKHQKDIDELDQKYKERLQSFTPEAVKGKDMLTASHFSGYFAAILIFYVVLSVFFGAFFRTRTIHQPEETNQA from the coding sequence ATGACGAAAAGTCCATCAACACTAGGAATTATACTTTTTATCGCTACAATGATCGTTTTCTTTGTAGTGTACACTTTTTTCTCAGGAATCAATTATTTTGATATCTCTTTGAAAGCCAATGCTTTTGTTCTACCTCTTCTCTATGCGGGGGCTGCTTTCTGGTCTGTAAAATCTTATTGGAACAACCATAGAGTAGTAAAATTCAAAGAAGCTTTCCAAAGAGCATTCGTTCCGATGTTTGTCGGAGGAATTCTTTCTATCTTTAGTATTTATGCCTTTTTAAACTTTGTAGATCCGGCGGCAAAAAAACTGTTGAACTACCAATATGTTCAGAGACAAAAATCAGAACTGGATACAGAATATACCTCTGCAAGAAAAATTCTGAAGCATCAGAAAGATATTGATGAGCTGGATCAGAAGTACAAAGAAAGATTACAAAGCTTCACTCCGGAGGCGGTTAAAGGAAAAGATATGCTTACCGCAAGTCATTTTTCAGGATATTTTGCAGCAATTCTTATATTTTACGTAGTTTTGTCGGTGTTTTTTGGAGCGTTTTTCAGAACAAGAACAATACATCAGCCCGAAGAAACAAATCAAGCCTAA
- a CDS encoding glycosyltransferase family 2 protein, with protein sequence MNLSIVIPLLNEEDSLEELFSRIDKVCTTSNLSYEIWFVDDGSTDLSWSIIENMKVQYPQIHAIKFSRNYGKSQALHAAFERTNGDVVITMDADLQDFPEEIPELYNMVVHDNYDIVSGWKKKRFDNVMTKNIPSKLFNAAARKVSGVYLHDFNCGLKAYKKQVVKSVDVYGDMHRYIPVLAANAGFRRITEKEVQHQARPYGTSKFGTERFVRGFLDLITLWFVSRFGGRPMHFFGAVGTLMFIVGFLSALWLGISKLIDVARGIYGHLITNNPWFFIALTMMILGSLLFVAGFLGEMIIRTNREHKNYNIDEVI encoded by the coding sequence ATGAATTTATCTATAGTTATTCCGTTACTGAACGAAGAAGACTCTTTGGAAGAGCTTTTTTCAAGAATTGATAAAGTATGCACAACCAGTAATTTATCTTATGAAATCTGGTTTGTAGACGATGGAAGTACGGATTTGTCGTGGAGTATTATTGAGAATATGAAAGTACAGTATCCTCAGATCCACGCTATTAAATTTTCCAGAAATTATGGAAAATCTCAGGCCCTTCATGCAGCCTTTGAAAGAACAAACGGAGATGTGGTAATTACCATGGATGCCGATTTACAGGATTTCCCTGAAGAGATTCCGGAACTGTACAATATGGTAGTCCATGATAACTACGATATCGTTTCCGGTTGGAAGAAGAAGCGTTTTGACAATGTAATGACGAAAAATATTCCTTCAAAATTATTCAATGCAGCGGCGAGAAAAGTTTCAGGAGTGTATCTTCACGATTTCAACTGTGGTTTGAAAGCTTACAAAAAGCAGGTCGTAAAATCCGTTGATGTTTACGGAGATATGCACCGTTATATTCCGGTATTGGCTGCCAATGCAGGTTTCAGAAGAATCACAGAAAAAGAAGTACAACACCAGGCAAGACCTTACGGAACTTCAAAATTCGGAACTGAAAGATTTGTAAGAGGTTTTCTGGATTTGATAACCCTTTGGTTTGTAAGTCGTTTCGGAGGAAGACCAATGCATTTCTTCGGAGCAGTAGGAACCTTAATGTTTATTGTTGGTTTTCTTTCAGCACTTTGGCTGGGGATTTCTAAACTGATTGACGTTGCAAGAGGAATTTACGGACATTTAATTACCAATAATCCTTGGTTCTTCATCGCATTAACAATGATGATTCTGGGAAGCCTTCTTTTTGTTGCAGGATTCTTAGGAGAAATGATTATCAGAACAAACCGCGAACACAAGAATTATAATATTGACGAAGTGATATAA
- a CDS encoding GIN domain-containing protein → MKKVVYTLMLMAVVSCGKVSPKGNIEKKDVDVSEFVNLDLEGKFRVFYARGPKNFVEIETYPNVANNLDVDVKDKTLFIKEKRGTKGVDFYNVTIYSKYNLEKVAVSDSVEVNISSEIKTDNFRLSMKNNASFMGSVNTRRAEVEMHNRSRANFLGLSKDAVIKISDTASLIAPYWKITNLNIDSKNGNYAEVNVKDSLKGNIQNTAKFIYYNDPIRAFKIDKTTKVENKKLD, encoded by the coding sequence ATGAAAAAAGTTGTATACACATTAATGCTGATGGCAGTAGTTTCCTGTGGGAAAGTTTCTCCAAAGGGAAATATTGAAAAGAAAGATGTGGATGTTTCGGAGTTCGTCAATCTGGATCTGGAAGGGAAATTCCGTGTATTTTATGCCAGAGGTCCGAAAAATTTTGTAGAAATAGAGACTTATCCTAACGTGGCTAATAATCTTGATGTAGATGTAAAAGACAAGACACTTTTCATCAAAGAAAAAAGAGGTACAAAGGGAGTTGATTTTTATAACGTGACGATTTATTCAAAATATAATCTTGAAAAAGTAGCCGTTTCCGATTCTGTTGAAGTGAATATTTCAAGCGAAATCAAAACAGATAATTTCAGACTTAGCATGAAAAATAATGCAAGCTTCATGGGATCTGTGAATACCAGAAGAGCAGAAGTGGAAATGCACAACAGAAGCCGCGCCAATTTCCTGGGATTGTCCAAAGATGCTGTCATAAAGATTTCAGATACAGCCAGTTTAATTGCTCCATACTGGAAAATCACCAACCTGAATATAGATTCTAAAAACGGAAATTATGCTGAAGTGAATGTAAAAGATTCTTTGAAAGGAAACATTCAGAACACGGCAAAATTTATTTATTATAATGATCCAATCAGAGCATTTAAAATAGATAAAACGACAAAAGTCGAAAACAAAAAGCTGGATTAA